The window TGATGGAATGTAAAAATGCCCTGGTAAGTACCGAAGGTGATTTTGCCAAGGCCGAAAAACTGTTAAAAGAAAAGGGTCTTGCGGCGGTGGAAAAACGCGCCGATAGGGCAACCAACGAGGGCAAGATATTCATTACGGTGGCAAATAATGCCGCGGCCCTGGTAGAGCTGGCGTCGGAGACCGACTTTGTGGCCCGGAACCCCGAATTTATCACCCTGGGAGGCGTTATCGCCGGCAAGGTGTTGGAAAAGGGCTACACAGAGCCGAATGACGAGCTGGCCGGTCTGGTTACGGACCTGGCCACCAAGATCCGGGAAAACATGAGCCTTAAGCGGATCAAGGTCATCAAGGCCGGCGCCAATGAATATCTGAGCTCCTATATACACGGGGATGGTAACATCGGCGTGGTGGTAAAGCTGGGGGCCGATAAGGCAGAGGTCCTGCAGAAAGAAGAGGCGAAAGCCTTTGCCTTTGACCTTGCCCTTCATATCGCCGCCTTTAACCCCTTGGCCCTGGATAAAACCAAGGTTGATCCCGCTTTTCTCAAAGAACAGGAGGATATCTTCCGCAAGCAGCTTGAAAAGGATGAAAAACTCCAGGGGAAACCCGCCAATGTGCTGGACAATATCCTTAAGGGAAAGGTAAGCAAGTACCTGGCGGACATCTGCCTTTTGGATCAGGGTTTTGTGAAGGACGAGAAACAGACCGTGGCCCAGGCTCTGGCAGAAAAGAGCAAGCAGCTTGGGGCGGCAATCACGGTAAATGACTATGTGTACTTTAAAGTAGGCCAGTAGTATGCATAGTGCCATTTCTTCATCCGAAGAACGGATGAAAAAAACGGTTACGAGCCTTAAGGACAGTTTTGGGTCCCTCAGGACCGGCCGGGCTTCTGCAGCCTTATTCGACAAGATTAAGGTGGATGCCTATGGAGAAAAATCCCCCCTGAATCAGGTGGCAAATATTTCCATCCCCGAGGCGCGGCTCATCGTGATCCAGCCCTGGGATAAGGCCCTGATGGGGGAAATAGAAAAGGCTATCCGTACCTCGGAGCTTTCTCTGAACCCTTCCAACGATGGTAAGGTGATCCGCATCTCCGTGCCGCCCCTTACGGAAGAACGGCGGAAGGAACTGGCCAAACTGGCCAAAGCCCAGGCCGAACAGAGCCGGGTGGCGGTGCGGAATATACGCCGGGACGGTAATGAGGAGATCAAGAAGCTGCTCAAAGACGGGGACATCACCGAGGATGAGGAAAGCAAGCATACCGAGGAATTGCAAAAGGTAACCGATAGTTACATCACCAAGATCAATCAGGTACTGGAAGAAAAAGAAAAAGAAATAATGGAAGTGTGACAAAATTGCTATGCAATTTTGTCTTAGGAGAAACCGGCGGAGCCGGTTTCTCCATGCTCCCGGATAAAGGTTGGCTTTGAGGGACGACAATTTAGATACAAAAACAAACTTCGTTCCCCCCCATGTTGGTATCATCATGGATGGGAATGGGCGCTGGGCTCGAAAGCGGAACCAAAATCGTACCCAGGGGCACCTTGAGGGGCTTAAAACTGCCAAGCGGATCGTTAAAGCCGCCAGTGATATGGGCATCGCCTACCTTACCCTCTATGCCTTTTCCACGGAAAACTGGAAACGGGCTGCCGAGGAAGTAGGGTTCATCATGGGCTTGGTAAAACGTTACCTGATCGAAGAGATGGATTTTTACCGACAGAACGGTATCCGTATCCGCCACGCCGGGGATTTTCCCGGGTTGCCGGAGGATATTGGGCAGGAAATACAACGGGCCATGGAGGATACGAAGGACTTCAAAGGTCTCCAGGTGATCCTTGCCCTGAACTACGGCGGCAGGGACGAAATACGCCGGGCGGTGGAGCGGCTAATTCGGGAATCAGCGCTTTCGGGTGCAGCGGCGCCCACAGTTACCGAGGATGCTATCAGTCAATATCTGGACAACCCCGATATACCGGACCCGGACCTTATTATCAGGACCGCCGGGGAATTGCGGACCAGTAACTTCCTCCTTTGGGAAGCGGCCTACTCGGAGTATTATATATCTGATATACTATGGCCCGACTGGACCGAAGAGGATCTTCGGCTAGCCGTATTAGATTTTCAAAAGAGGGAACGGCGCTTCGGCGGTGTTATTAAATGATGACGAAACTTGTTCAGAGGCTTTTAGTATTTTTTATTGGACTGCCCCTCACGGTTTGCCTGGTACTATACCTGCCGCAGAAGAACCACATCGCCGTCAATCTGGTGGTTATCCTCCTCAGCGCCCTGGGTGCAATAGAATTTTCGGATATGCTCAGGAAAAAAGAGCCCGCCCTACCCCGCTGGGAAGCGGCTATTCTGGGCAGCCTGGTCCCCTTAGCCATGACATTAATGGTCAGTTTCGGCTTTAGCGGTCAGTCCATCTCCATAGCGCTCATCCTGGGGGCCTTTTGGCTTCTGGTTTCCCGGATCTTTTCCCCTGCGGATAAATTTGAAACGATCATAAGCCGGGTTTCCTCGGGTTTTGCGGTGATAATCTATCCGGGCCTCTTCATGGCCTGGGTTATCCGGATGAGCCTGTTTTCCCGGTCCGATATGGTGATCCTCATGTTTCTTCTTATGGTTATTGCCAACGATTCCGCTGCCTGGGCGGTTGGTATGCTCTTTGGCAAGGGGAACCGGGGGATAATACCGGCGAGCCCCAATAAAAGCATCGCCGGATTCATCGGCGGCTTTGTTGCCTCAATCCTCATTGGTATTGGGGCGGTACATTTTGCCCCGGAAACCTTCCCCGCCCGGCTGTTTCCCGCGCCCCTGCCGGGGATTATCCTGGGCTTTATTTCCGGTCTGGCGGGAACCCTGGGCGACCTGGGGGAATCGGCGATGAAGCGAAGTTCCAATATTAAAGATTCGGGGACCATTATTCCCGGCCGGGGCGGCATTCTTGATACCATAGATTCCATAGCCCTGGCTGCGCCGGTATTCTACGTCCTCTATTGGATTCTCTTTTGATAGTATTTTATAAGGAAACGATATGAAAAAACGAGTGGCGATTCTTGGTGTCACCGGATCTATTGGCAGAAGTACTTTGGAGGTTATTCGTGCGGAAAAGGATAGTTTTGAGCCTATCCTTTTTTCAAGCCATACCAGCATTGATGAACTCCTTACCGTAGGCAAGGAATTTCCTGACGCCGTATTAGTATTGTCAGGACAAAATCAGGGTATCGAACATGGTCTAAAGTACGGCCTCCAGGATCTGCTCAAGGCTATTCAGGATTCCGGAGCGGATATCGTGGTAAACGGTATTACCGGGGCGGCCGGGCTAGTCCCTTCCCTGGTGAGCCTGGAAGCAGGGGCAGATCTGGCGCTGGCAAATAAGGAAACCATTGTTATGGCAGCGCCCCTAGTTTTCGATGCGGCAGCCAAAGGCGGGGGGAAGATAATCCCCATAGATTCGGAACACTCCGCAATCTTCAACCTGATTAATGCCCACGGAATAGATCGGGTTGAAGAAATCCTCTTAACCGCTTCAGGGGGCCCCTTCAGAAAATATACCGCCGAAGCGCTGATGACCATTCGACCCGAGGAAGCCCTTGTTCATCCCACCTGGGCAATGGGACCGAAAATAACCGTTGACTCAGCAACCCTGGCGAATAAGGGTCTTGAGGTAATTGAAGCGGCGGGTCTGTTTCATATACCGGTAGATAAAATTCGGGTGGTGGTGCATCCCCAAAGTATTATCCATTCGATGATACGCCTTACGGATGGGGCAGTATATGCCCAGTTATCTAAACCCGATATACGGCTCCCCATTCACGAAGCGTTGAATTTCCCCGAATGTGTCCCCTGTGCATTTGGACGGCTTGGGTTTGATGCCCTTACCCTGGAATTTGAAAAACCGGACAATAAAAAGTTCCCCATGCTCCCCCTGGCGTATGAAGCGGTACGAAGCGGCGGGATAACTCCGACGGTGTACAACGCTGCCAATGAGGTAGCGGTAGCCGCCTTTTTAGCAAAGGGCGCCACATTCCTTGACATACCCCGTATCGTTGAAAATGTGTTAACCATGGCCTGGCCATGTCCGCATCTGGATCTTCCTTCAATTCTTGAAGCGGATGCCAAGGCGCGGCAATCGGCCCAAACTTTTATTGCCGAAAAGTGCGCTTGCGCGGGGAACTTCGTTGCAAGTGGCGCATCATAGGTAGTTTTCAACGAATCGGTTTAAATCAACAATCACCTGCTGTCAAGAAAATATTTTATTATTTGCTTAAATAGTTTATGCCTTTTTTCAATTGTTCAGGTAATATCTTCAATTTGTATTATAGTCATAGAAACAGAGATGGTCAAATATAAAAATATTTTGTTAATATGTATACTATGACTTGAGCGTATTTTAAGGGGGACTTTCGGATGAAGTTGTCCAAGGGCTTGTTTGGGGATTTGTACTTGAAAATGGTCCAGACCCGGAATTTTGAAGAAACCGCCGCCCGGCTATTTGTTGAGGGCAAGGTTCATGGTACCGCCCATTTCTGTATCGGAGAAGAGGCAACCGGGGTGGGTGTTTGCTCCGCCCTTGAGAAAGAAGACATGAT is drawn from Treponema primitia ZAS-1 and contains these coding sequences:
- the uppS gene encoding polyprenyl diphosphate synthase, with product MRDDNLDTKTNFVPPHVGIIMDGNGRWARKRNQNRTQGHLEGLKTAKRIVKAASDMGIAYLTLYAFSTENWKRAAEEVGFIMGLVKRYLIEEMDFYRQNGIRIRHAGDFPGLPEDIGQEIQRAMEDTKDFKGLQVILALNYGGRDEIRRAVERLIRESALSGAAAPTVTEDAISQYLDNPDIPDPDLIIRTAGELRTSNFLLWEAAYSEYYISDILWPDWTEEDLRLAVLDFQKRERRFGGVIK
- the dxr gene encoding 1-deoxy-D-xylulose-5-phosphate reductoisomerase, translated to MKKRVAILGVTGSIGRSTLEVIRAEKDSFEPILFSSHTSIDELLTVGKEFPDAVLVLSGQNQGIEHGLKYGLQDLLKAIQDSGADIVVNGITGAAGLVPSLVSLEAGADLALANKETIVMAAPLVFDAAAKGGGKIIPIDSEHSAIFNLINAHGIDRVEEILLTASGGPFRKYTAEALMTIRPEEALVHPTWAMGPKITVDSATLANKGLEVIEAAGLFHIPVDKIRVVVHPQSIIHSMIRLTDGAVYAQLSKPDIRLPIHEALNFPECVPCAFGRLGFDALTLEFEKPDNKKFPMLPLAYEAVRSGGITPTVYNAANEVAVAAFLAKGATFLDIPRIVENVLTMAWPCPHLDLPSILEADAKARQSAQTFIAEKCACAGNFVASGAS
- the frr gene encoding ribosome recycling factor, yielding MHSAISSSEERMKKTVTSLKDSFGSLRTGRASAALFDKIKVDAYGEKSPLNQVANISIPEARLIVIQPWDKALMGEIEKAIRTSELSLNPSNDGKVIRISVPPLTEERRKELAKLAKAQAEQSRVAVRNIRRDGNEEIKKLLKDGDITEDEESKHTEELQKVTDSYITKINQVLEEKEKEIMEV
- a CDS encoding phosphatidate cytidylyltransferase codes for the protein MMTKLVQRLLVFFIGLPLTVCLVLYLPQKNHIAVNLVVILLSALGAIEFSDMLRKKEPALPRWEAAILGSLVPLAMTLMVSFGFSGQSISIALILGAFWLLVSRIFSPADKFETIISRVSSGFAVIIYPGLFMAWVIRMSLFSRSDMVILMFLLMVIANDSAAWAVGMLFGKGNRGIIPASPNKSIAGFIGGFVASILIGIGAVHFAPETFPARLFPAPLPGIILGFISGLAGTLGDLGESAMKRSSNIKDSGTIIPGRGGILDTIDSIALAAPVFYVLYWILF
- the tsf gene encoding translation elongation factor Ts, coding for MEISASDVKRLREKTGAGMMECKNALVSTEGDFAKAEKLLKEKGLAAVEKRADRATNEGKIFITVANNAAALVELASETDFVARNPEFITLGGVIAGKVLEKGYTEPNDELAGLVTDLATKIRENMSLKRIKVIKAGANEYLSSYIHGDGNIGVVVKLGADKAEVLQKEEAKAFAFDLALHIAAFNPLALDKTKVDPAFLKEQEDIFRKQLEKDEKLQGKPANVLDNILKGKVSKYLADICLLDQGFVKDEKQTVAQALAEKSKQLGAAITVNDYVYFKVGQ